The Anaeromyxobacter sp. Fw109-5 genomic interval CGCCTTGATCATTCCGGCCTTCCCGCTTTCTAGGGTGTGGGCGTCGAACATGCCCCACGGCGGCAGGGGTTTCAAGGGCCGGGCGCCCCTCACGCGGGAAGGGGAGGGAAGCGCCGGCACATCCGCGAGATGAACGGCATGTCCGGGTGGAGCTCCGCCTTGCCCGCCTGGATGGCGCGCTGGAGCGCGCGCTCGGACGGCACGACGTCGATCGGCGAGAGCACCCGCTGGAACGATCGGTGGTGGTGCACGAAGGGGCGGTTGCGCGCGACGTTCTGCGCGGCGAGCTGCTCGAGGCCGAACCACAGCGGCTGCGTGAGCTTGGGCCCGAAGCCTTCGAGCGCCAGCACGAAGGCGTTGCGGGTGCCGATCCCGCCGCGCTGGACCGTGGCCCACGCCTCGCGGGCGGGGAGGTTGTCCACGAGGCCGCCGTCCACCAGCCGGAACACGTCGTGCCGCTCGAACAGCTCCGCGAGCAGCCCGTGCATGCGCTCGTCCTGGCGCAGGACGTCGTAGTGGATGACGCCCGGCAGCGCGGACGAGAAGCCGACCGCGTCGATGGCGTCGAAGGCGCGGGTGGCGTCGTCCGCGCCGAGGTAGACGCGCGCGAAGCGATCGCGCTGCGCGATGAGCTCGCCCACCGCCTCCAGGGCCTCCGACATCATCCGCTTCACGACGTGCGGGCGGGGGGCGCGGCCGTGCAGGTCGAGGAGGTGCTCGTAGTAGCTGGGATCGCGGGGCAGCGCGCCGTTGCGGATGCCGGTCACCGCGACCAGCAGCGGGATGGCGAGCTGGCCGAGGGTGAGCGGGTGGCCGTCGGGCCCGCGCAGGAACTCCCCGATGGCGGCGCGCAGGTAGAGCCGCATCGCGGCGGGCAGGCCGTAGCGCGAGCCGGTCTGGAGGAACCGGAAGATCGTGCGGAACGACAGCGAGCGCATCGCCTCGTCCACGTCGCCGGCCTGCCAGCGGATGCGGCGCGCGCGGAACAGCAGGAGCACCGCGCCCATGCTCGTGCCGGCGAGGAGCCGCGGCACGAGGCCGTACTGCTCGAGGAGGGCGAACGCCCCGAGGTAGGACCAGGTCACGCCCCCGCCGCCCCCGGCGACGAGGACGAGCGCCTTCTCGCAGACCTCGCGGTCGATGGCCTCCGGCGTCACCCGGCCCGCCAGCGCCGCCGCGGCCCGCCCGCGCCACGCGCGCGCGTGGAGCGCGAGGTCGGGGACGACGCGGCACAGCTCGGCGCGGTCCGGTCCGCGCGCGCCGAGCAGGGCGGGGAGCGCGAGCTCGCGGACGTCCTCGCGGAACGGCGCGAGCAGGCCGCCGAGGTCGACGTCCGAGCCGTCCGGCGCGCGGACGACCGTGGTCCGGGCGAGGTTCAGCGCGTAGCGGAGGGCGGCCTCGTCCTGCTCCGACAGCCAGGGAGGGCTGGAGACCACGTCGCGGACGAGGGCGGCCTCGGCGTCCGAGAAGGGGCGCAGCTCCTGGTGCAGGGCGTCGAGCGGTTCGTCGGGGGGCAAGCCGGCCGGATTGTAGACGAGACGGCTCGCCCCACCTATCGCACCACGGCGTCGAACGCGGCGCGCACCGCCGCGGTGGTCCGCGCGTAGTCCGCGAGGAAGCGATCGCCGGGCGACGGGCCGTAGTACCCGAGCCGGCGCGCGAGCTGCTGCAGCGCCGGGCCGCGCTCGGGGAGGTGATCGATGGCGAAGTCGTGGACGATGCGGAGCCGAAGCTCCACGCGCCGCAGGAACTCGTACCCGCGCGCGAGCGCCTCGTGGTCCGCTTCGCGCAGGAGCCCGTGGGCGCGGAGCCGCTCGAGCGCCAGGGGCGTCGAGCCGGTGCGGATCTGGGGGTGGTCGTATCCGTGCAGGAGCTGGAGGAACTGCGCCGCGAACTCGACGTCCACGAGGCCGCCGTGGCCGGTCTTGGGGTTCTTCCCCCGCGAGGCCTCCTTCGCGAGCTCGGTCTCCATCCGCTCCCGCATGCGGCGGATCTCGGCCGCGAGCGGGGCGCGGTCCTCGCGGCGCCCGTACACCACCGGCAGGATCACCTGCGCCTCGATCTCGACGAACGGCGCGGGGTCGCCCGCGACGTGCCTCGCCCGCAGGAGCGCCTGCCGCTCCCAGAGCTGGCTGCGCACCTCGCCGGTCGCGCCGGCGCCCGCGCCGCCCGGGAGCGCCTCGCCCATGTGGTAGCGCTTGAACCCCTCCGTGCCGATGACGAGCGCGCCCTGGTTGCCCGAGGGGCGGAGCCGCGTGTCGATGGCGAACAGGCGCCCCTCGCGCAGGGGCATCTGCAGGAACGACATGAAGCGCTGGGCGAGCCGCGCGTAGGCGGCGTGGTGCTCGCCGCCGCCCCCGCGGTAGAGGAACACGAGGTCGAGATCGGAGTGGTAGCCGAGCTCGCGCCCGCCGAGCTTGCCCATCCCCACCACGCAGAGCCGCTGGGGCGGCAGCGCGCCCTTCGCGCGCGCCTCCCCCTCGGCCAGCTCCAGGCAGCGCTCGAGGCACACCTCGGCGAGGTCCGAGAGCTGGCGCGCGATGACGGGCACGTCGATCGTGCCCGCGATGTCGTGGATCGCGACGCGCAGCACCTCCTCGTTCTTGAAGCGCCTGAGCTCGCCGAGCTGGCGCTCGAGGAGATCGTCGGGCGCGAGGTCCGCGGGGATCGCCGCGAGCCGCTCCTCGAGATCGGCGCGGAAGCGCGCGACGTCCTTCTCGAGCAGGACCTGATCCTGCCGGAGCAGCATGTCGATGAGCTCGGGGTGGCGCAGGAAGCGCTTCGAGAGGAAGTCGGAGGTGCCGAACAGCGACAGGAGCAGCCGCGCCACCCGCCGGTGCTCGGCGAGCATGCGGAAGTAGGGCTCGGGGTTCGCGAGCGCCGCCGCGAAGTCGGCGAGGTGCGAGAGGGCCTGGTCGGGGTCGGGCGTGCCGAGCGCGTCGCCGAGGAGCGCGACGGCGGCGGCGGGATCGCCGTGCGGCGAGAAGGGGGTGCGCCGCCGCGCCATCGCGTCGATGGCGGCGAGCACGCGGTCCGGGTCCATGAGGCCGCGCCGCGCGGCGATCTCGGCGCGGCGCTCCCGCGGGACCTCCGGGTCGGCGAGGAGCGCGAGCTCGGGGTCGAGGGGGGGCGCCTCCTCGGCGGCCGTCCCCAGCAGCCCGGCGAACAGCGCCGCCACCCGCTCCCGGTGCGCCGCCAGGGCCGCCTCGAACGCCGCCTCCGTGGCGAAGCCCATGGCGCGCGCGAGGCCGAGCCGCTCGCCGGCGGGGGGGAGCCGGTGCGTCTGCGCGCCCTCCACCATCTGGACGCGGTGCTCCGCGCGCCGCAGGAAGAGGTAGGCGTCCGCGAGCCCGTCGCCGTCCCTGGCCGGGACCACGCCCGCGAAGATGAGCCGCTCGAGGGCGGGGAGCACCGCGCGCTCCCGCAGCGGCTTCCCCTCCTGCCGCCCTCCGTGCAGCAGCTGCAGCGCCGACACGAAGAACTCCGCCTCGCGGATGCCGCCCTTGCCCAGCTTCAGGTCGTCCTTCCCCTCCGCGCCGGCGCGCGCGTCGATGCGCGCCTTCATCGCCTGGATCTCGGCGAGCACGTCGAGGTCCAGGCTGCGCCGCCAGACGAACGGCTCGAGCTGGCGCATCAGCTCCTCGCCCGCGGCGAGATCCCCCGCGGCGGGCCGCGCCTTCACGAGCGCGTTCCGCTCCCAGGTGCGCCCGAACGACTGGTAGTAGAGCTCGGCCGCGCGGACGCTGTTCACGATGGGCCCGTTCTGCCCGTCGGGCCGCAGGTTCAGGTCCACGCGGAAGACGAACCCGTCCTCGGTCGGCTTGGCGATCGCCTCGGTCACGAGCTCCGCGAGCTTCGCGTAGTAGGCGAAGTGCGTGACCGGCTTCTCGCCGCGCGTCTGGCCGTCCCGCTCGTAGACGTAGACGAGGTCCACGTCGGACGAGAAGTTGAGCTCGCGCGCGCCGAGCTTGCCCATGGCGATCGCGCAGAAGCCCGCGCCCGGCTCGCGGCCCTCCATCCCCTCGGGGGGCCCGTGCCTCGTGCGCAGCCGCCGGTCGTGGAAGCGGATCGCCGCGTCGAGGCAGGCGGTGGCGAGGGAGGAGAGCTCGGCGGTCACCTCCTTCACGCGCGCGCGCCCGAGATCGCGCAGCGCGATCCGGACGATCTCCCGGGCGCGGACGCGGCGCAGGAGGCTCAGGAAGCCGGGGACGTCCTCCGGGTCGAGCCGGCGCACCGCGCGGGCGAGCAGCCCGCGCAGGTCGGCCTCGGCGCGCGGCTGGTCCACGAACGGGGAGCGGGCGGCGCGGCGCAGGAGGCGCGGATCGCGGGCGAGGAGCGCGGCGACCATGCGCGACGAGCCGGCGAGCAGCACGAGGGCCTGGAGCAGGTCGCGCTCGGCGGGGAGCTCGCCCGCGCCGTCCACGTAGCGCTCGACGCCGGCGAGGGCGAGGTCGGGATCGGCGGACAGCCGGCACGCCGCGAGCACCTCCTCGAACCGGGCGGGGAAGCGGCTTCGGAGGCGCGCCAGGCGCTCTTGGGAGTCGGGCGCGCGCGGCTCCTCCGGCCCGAGGCCGGGGATCGCGTGGGCGGGGCGCATGGGGACCCTCATGGCGCCGCCCACTTGCGTTGAGCGTCGCGAGGCGCACGGAGCCGTCGCCGAGCGGGGCACACGACGACCGAGCAGCGCAGGCGTGCCTGGAAGGCACGTCGAGCAGCGCAGGGAGGAGTCTGCCCCGCGCAGGCAGGCAGCGTGCGCCGCAGCAGCTCAATGCGGGTGGGTGTCGCCATCAAGCCTCGTCGCCGTCGGGATCGGCGGGGACCGGGCCGCCCCGTCCCGCGCGCGACAGGCCGTGCTGCTTGATCTTCTTGTGCAGGTTCGTGCGCTCGACCCCCAGCGCCTGCGCGGCCTGCGTGATGTTCCAGTCGTGCTCCTCGAGCTTCTTGAGGATGTAGTCGCGCTCGACGAGGTCGCGCAGCTCGCGGAGCGGGACCTCGCCGTAGCGAGAGAGGTCGGAGCCGCCCGCGGCGGGTGGCGCGGCGGGCCGGGCGCCGACGGTCTCCGGCACGTCCGCGGCGGTGATCCGGTCGCCGCTCATGATCACCATGCGCTCGCACACGTTCCGCAGCTCGCGCACGTTCCCGGGCCAGCGGTACGCGCGCAGGCGGTCGTAGACCTCGGGATCGACGGCCTTGGGGCGGGTGCCGTTCTCCCGCGCGGCGAGCTGGAAGAAGCGCTCGGCGAGGAGCGGCACGTCCTCGAGCCGCTCGCGGAGCGGCGGCGAGACGAGCGGCACGACGTTCAGGCGGAAGTAGAGGTCCTCGCGGAACGTCCCCTCGCGCACCTCCGCCTCGAGGTCCTTGTTCGTCGCGGCGATGACGCGCACGTCGACGTTGAGGGCGCGCTCGCTGCCGACCCGCACGATCTCCCCGGTCTGCAGGGCGCGGAGCACCTTCGCCTGCGCCGACAGGCTCATGTCGCCGATCTCGTCCAGGAACAGGGTCCCGCCGTGGGCGACCTCGAACTGGCCGCGCCGGCGCGACGCCGCCCCGGAGAAGCTGCCCTTCTCGTGGCCGAAGAGCTCGCTCTCGATGAGCTCGGAGGGGATGGCCGCGCAGTTCACCTTCACGAACGGCCCCTGCGCCCGCTTCGATTGACGGTGGATCTCCGCGGCGACGAGCTCCTTGCCGGTGCCGGACTCGCCCAGCACGAGCACCCGCCCGCTCGTGGGGGCGACCTTGGCGATGTCCTCGCGCAGCCGCCGCATCGCCGGGCTCTCGCCGAGCATCTCGTCCTGGAACTTCCGCTCGCGCGCCGCGAGGACCTGGACCTTCTCCTCGAGCGAGCGGCGGGCGAGCGCGTTCCGCACCGAGACGAGCACCCGGTCGCGGTCGACCGGCTTCGAGAAGAAGTCGGTCGCGCCGCGCTTCACCGCGTCGACGACGTCGCTCGTGTCGGCGTGGCCGCTGATGACCACGACCGGCAGGTCCCGCCACAGCTCGCGCGCGCGGGAGAGCAGGGCCAGGCCGTCCATGCCCGGCAGGCGGATGTCGAAGATGCCGAGGTCGACCGGCTCGCCCTCGAGGATCTTGAGCGCGTCCTCCGCGCTCTCCGCCTCGGAGACGGCGTAGCCCTCCGCCTCGAGGACCATGCGCAGCGTGCGGCGGATGTTGCGCTCGTCGTCCACCACGAGCACGGTTGGCTTCGTCGCGTCCATGGGGCGGGGATTATAGGGAATCGGCGCGGGGTTCGCGCGTCCCCGGACGCGTTCGCCGGCGAGGCCTCAGCGGTCGGCCGGGCGGGAGAGGATCACGAGGGAGCGCGCCTCCAGCGGCACCGACCCGCGGGCGGCCACGTGCTCGCGCTTCTGCTCCAGCTCGCCGGCCGTGTCGACGAGCACCTCCCACTCCCGCCCCCAGTCCACGTCGGGGAGGACGTAGGTGACCCGCTCGTGCGAGGCGTTGAGCAGGACGAGCAGCGAGTCGCCCACGATCCGTTCGCCCCGCTCGTCGGGCGTCGCGATCTGGTCGCCGCCGAGCAGGAAGGCCACGGACTTCGCGAAGGGCCTCTGCCAGTCCTCCTCGGTCATCTCGACGCCGTCGGGCCGGAACCAGGCCAGGTCCTTGAGCGACGAGTCCCAGGGCCGGCCGCCGCGGAAGAAGCGTCGCCGCTGCAGGACCGGCTGGTCCAGGCGGAGCTGGATCATCCGCCGCACGAAGGCCAGGAACGCGCGGCGGCCGTCGTCGAGGTTCCAGTCGAGCCAGCTGAGCTCGTCGTCGTGGCAGTAGGCGTTGTTGTTGCCGCGCTGGGTCTTCCCCAACTCGTCGCCCGCGGTGATCATCGGGACGCCCTGCGAGACCAGCAGCGTCGCCATGAGGTTCCGCATCTGGCGCTCGCGGAGCGCGAGGATCGCCGGGTCGTCCGTCTCGCCCTCGGCGCCGCAGTTCCAGGAGTGGTTGTCGTCCGCCCCGTCGCGGTTGTCCTCGAGGTTCGCCTCGTTGTGCTTGCGGTCGTAGCTCACGAGATCGCGCAGCGTGAAGCCGTCGTGCGCGGTGACGAAGTTCACGCTCGCGTAGATCTTCCGGCCCGCCGCCTCGTAGAGGTCGGCGGAGCCGGTGAGCCGGTAGCCCATCTCGCCGGCCAGGTTCTCGTCGCCCTTCCAGAAGCGCCGCACGACGTCGCGGTACTTCCCGTTCCACTCGGACCAGCGCACCGGGAAGGCGCCGACCTGGTAGCCGCCAGGGGCGACGTCCCAGGGCTCCGCGATGAGCTTCACCCTCTCCAGGACCGGGTCCTGGTGCACGGCGGCCAGGAAGCGGGACGCCTCCGCGAACTGCTCCGGATCGCGGGCGAGGGTGACGGCGAGGTCGAACCGGAAGCCGTCGACGTGCATCTCCTCGACCCAGTAGCGCAGCGAGTCCATCACGAGCTTCAGCGCCTGCGGGTTCGTGGTGTCGAGCGAGTTCCCGCAGCCGGTGGAGTCCCAGAAGTAGCGCGGGGACTCCGCCACCAGGCGGTAGTAGGTGCGGTTGTCGAGCCCCTTCAGCGAGAGCGTCGGGCCGAGGTGGTTCCCCTCGCAGGTGTGGTTGTAGACGACGTCGAGGATGACCTCGATGCCCGCCGCGTGCAGCGCCCTCACCATGGCGCGGAACTCCGTCACCTGCTCGCCGCGCGAGCCGCGGGCGTACTTCTGCTCGGGCGCGAAGAAGCCCAGGGTGGAGTAGCCCCAGTAGTTGGTGAGGCCCTTCGAGCGGAGGAACGGGTCGTCGAGGTACTCGTGGACGGGGAGGAGCTCGACGGCGGTCACGCCGAGGCGCTGGAGGTGGGCGATCGCCGGGGGCGAGCCGAAGCCCGCGTAGGTGCCGCGCAGCTCCGGCGGCACCTCCGGGTGACGCGCCGTGAACCCCTTCACGTGCACCTCGTAGATCACGCTGCGGTGCAGCGGGGTGCGCGGCGGCCGATCGCCGCGCCAGTCGAAGTGGTTCCCCACCACGACGGATCTCGGCACCGCCGCGGCGCTGTCGCGGTCGTCGAGCGCGAGGTCCTGCTCCGGCGCGTCGTGCCGATACGAGAAGATCGGGCCCTCGAGGTCCACCTCGCCGGAGATGGCGCGCGCGTACGGATCGACGAGCAGCTTCGCGCCGTTGAAGCGGAGGCCGGCCTCGGGCTCGTACGGTCCGTGCGCGCGGTACCCGTAGGGCGTCCCCGCGCCGACGCCCGGCAGGTACGCGTGCCAGACGTGGCCGGTCCGCTCGGAGAGCCGGACGCGGCGCAGCTCGCGCGACGGATCGTCGGCCGCGAAGAGGCAGAGGTCGATCGCGTCCGCCTCGCGCGCGTAGACGGCGAAGTTGGTCCCTTCGTCGTCGTTGGTCGCGCCGAGGGGGTAGGGCCGCCCGGGCCAGATGGCGTCGGATGTCATCCTGGTGCCCGCTCCGTGCCGGGCTCACCAGAATCTGCTGACGGGCCGCCCGGGCGGCCATCGAGCAGGTGCCCGACCGCCAGGGGCGGCAGGGCGGCGCCCACCTCGGCAGGAGTCGCAGCCGTCCGACCGCGCCGGGCGGGCGGCCGCTTCGACCCCGACGTGGAGCGGATCGCGGGGCGTCCCGCCGGATATACGCTCGCGGATGAAGGTCCTCCTCGTCGCCGACGCCGTGGGTGGCGTCTTCACCTACGCGGTCGAGCTGTCGCGCGCGCTCACCTCTCGCGGGGTGGGCGTCGTGCTCGCCACCGAGGGGGCCCTCCTCGCTGCCGAGCAGCGCCGCGCGCTGGCCGGGATCGCCGGGCTCGCGCACGAGGAGCGCCCGTTCCGGCTCGAGTGGATGGAGGACCCGTGGGACGACGTCGCGGCCGCGGGCCGCTGGCTCCTCGAGCTCGAGGAGCGCGAGCGGCCCGATGTCGTCCACACCAACTCCTTCGCGCACGGCGCCCTGCCGTTCCGCGCGCCGAAGCTGGTCGTCGGCCACTCCGACGTCGTCTCCTGGTTCGAGGCCGTGAAGCGCGCGCCGCCGCCGCCCTCCTGGGACCGGTACCGCGCGGCGGTGACGGCGGGTCTCCACGGCGCCGACGCGGTCGCGGCGCCGAGCGCGGCGATGGCGGCGGCGCTCGTCCGTCACTACGGCCCCCTCCCGCGCCCGGCGGTCATCCCGAACGGCCGCGACCCTTCGCGCTTCCCGCCCCGGCCGAAGCGGGAGCTCGTGCTCGGCGCCGGGGGGCTCTCGGACGAGGCGAAGAACGCCCTCGCGCTCGCGCGCGTCGCCCCGCGCTTGACGTGGCCGGTCTACATCGCCGGCGAGACGCCGGCCTCCGGCCGCAAGACCGCACGAGCGAGCGAGTCCGCGGGCACCGCGGGCGGCGAGGCCACGCTGCTCGGCCGCCTCGAGGAGGACGCGCTGTCCCGCTGGATGGGAGAGGCGGCGATCTTCGCCCACCCGGCACGCTACGAGCCGTTCGGGCTCTCGGTGCTGGAGGCGGGGCTCGCGGGGTGTGCGCTCGTGCTCGGCGACATCCCCAGCCTGCGCGAGAGCTGGTCGGGCGCCGCCGCCTTCGTGCCGCCGGACGAGGACGACGCCCTGGCCGCCGCGCTGGGGGCGCTCGCCCGGGACCCTGATCGACGCGCGATCCTCGCCGGCCGCGCCCGGGCGCGCGCCCGGCGATTCGGCGCGGGGCGGATGGCAGAGCGCACGCTCGCCCTCTACCGGACGCTCGTGTCCCGCGCCGCGTCGCTCGGAGCCCCGACCTAGGAAGAAGAGATTGGCGCTCCAACGGGAGTGGATGTCCGCGGCCGCCCGCCCGGCCGAGCGGCGCCCGTCCGAACGAGCGACCCTCCGCCCTGTAGGATCGCCAGGGACCTCCGCGCCGAGAGAGGGCGCGCGAGCGAGCGCCACCGCTGCCGGCGGCGATGCACGCCCGCGAGTGGCCGTCCCTGTCGCGCTTACCGATCTCGGATCGGGCGGCCTCGCTCCTTCTTACAGGATGCGTCCTGCGGTGCGGCGCGCCCACCCCCGGTTTTGCGCCCAAATCACGGGACTGCCCCGGTCGGCATGCCCATTGCTCGAGCACAGGGGGACTTCAGCACGACGGCCCATCACGACGCTCCAGGAGGCAGCCCGATGAATCGTTCGACCGGCGCGAGCAGCACCCTCGACCAGTACCTGCGCGAGATCAACAAGGTCGCGCTCCTCACCGTCGAAGAGGAGCGGCGCCTGGCGCGTGAGTTCCGGGACGAGGGCAAGACCCGCGCCGCCCACAAGCTCGTCGAGGCGAACCTCCGCTTCGTCGTGAAGGTGGCGTTCGAGTACCGCTCCTACGGGCTGAGGATGGCGGACCTCATCCAGGAAGGGAACATCGGCCTGATGAAGGCCGTCCAGAAGTTCGACCCCGACAAGGAGATCCGGCTCATCTCCTACGCGGTCTGGTGGATCCGCGCGTACATCCAGAACCACATCCTGAAGTCCTGGTCGCTCGTGAAGATCGGGACCACGCAGGCGCAGCGGAAGCTGTTCTTCTCGCTCGCCCGCACCCGGCACGAGATCGAGCGCGTGACCCCCGGCGCCGGCCTCGACTCCGAGGGCATCGACGTGAACCTCGTCGCCAAGAAGCTCCGCGTCCGGGCGAGCGACGTGGTGGAGATGCAGCAGCGCATGGAGGGGCGGGACCTCTCGCTCGACGCGCCGGTCGCCGACGGCACGAGCACGCACCTGGAGTTCACCCCGTCCGACGCCGATCCGCAGGACGACGAGCTCGCCCGCGCCGAGGAGGACGCGATCGTGAACCGCCGCGTCAACGACGCCATGAGCCGGCTCGACCCGCGCGAGCGGCACATCGTCGAGGCGCGCATCATGGGCGACGGCAAGGAGACGCTGCGCGATCTCGGGCAGCACTTCGGCTTCTCGCGGGAGCGCGCGCGCCAGCTCGAGATCCGCGCCCTGGAGAAGCTGCGCCGGGAGCTGCAGCCGCTCGCCGACGAGATCGGCTACCCGGCGACGCAGGGGGTCGAGGCGGTCGAGTAGCGGAGCGACGGGCGAGAGGGACGGCGCGGCGCCGCCGGCGGGATCCGCCGGACGGCGCCGTCCTCGTCTCCTGCCGGGCTACCTCCGCGACACCGCGAACGGGGCGAACGCCTGCTGGACCGGCATGAGCTCCATCGTGTTCACGTTCACGTGCGCCGGGCGGGTGACCGCCCACAGGATCGCGTCGGCGACGTCCTCTCCGGAGAGCGGCGTGACGCCCTCGTAGACCTTCTTCGCCTTCTCGGGGTCGCCGCTGAACCGGACGAGCGAGAACTCGGTCTCGGCCATGCCCGGCTCGATGGACGTGACCCGGAGGGCCGTGCCGAGCAGGTCGGAGCGCAGGTTGAGCGAGAACTGCCGCACGAACGCCTTCGTCGCGCCGTACACGTTGCCGCCCGGGTAGGGGTAGCTGCCCGCCACGGAGCCGATGTTCACGACGTGGCCCCGGTTCCGCTCCACCATGCCGGGCAGCACCGCGCGCGTGACCGTGACGAGCCCCGTGCAGTTCGTGGCGATCATCGTCTCCCACTCGTCGAGGGAGGCGCGCTGCGCCGGCTCGAGGCCGAGCGCGAGCCCCGCGTTGTTCACCAGCACGTCCACCGCCGCGAACGCCGCGGGCAGCCCCGCGATGGCGCGCTCCACCGCGGCGCGATCCCGGACGTCGAGCGCGACCGCGTGGACCCGGTCTCCGCCGGTGGCCGCGAGCGCCCGCAGGCGGTCCTCGCGCCGTCCGGCGGCGATCACCTTCGCCCCAGCGCGCAGCAGCGCCTCCGCGCACGCCGCGCCGAACCCCGAGGTCGCGCCCGTCACGAGCGCGACCCTGCCGCCGAGATCGTATGCCATGCGCCCGATGCTAGCACCGAGGGCGCGCGCGGCACGGCCCGGGTGGGCGCCAGGAGGCCTGGGACGGCTACGGCTGCCCGAGCGCGGCCGCTGCCGCCGCGCACGGCGGCGCGCCGATCACGCGGCGCTGAGCGCCTCCGGGGCGAGGGGCAGGGCGATCGAGAACGACGCCCCGCCGCCGGGGCGGTCTCCCACCTGGAGCTCCCCGCCGTGCTGCAGCACGATCTTCTTCGCGATGGCGAGGCCGAGCCCGGTGCCCCCGCTGCCCTTCGTCGTGAAGTAGGGGTCGAAGATCCGGTCCCACAGCTCCCGGTCGATGCCGGGCCCCTCGTCCGCGAGCGTGAGCACGGCCCGCTGCCGGGTGCGCGCGACGCCGAGGTGGATGCGGGCGCGCGCCGGACGGGCGGCGTCGATGGCGTTCTGGCAGAGGTTCGTGAGGACGCGCCGCATGAGCTGGCGGTCGAGCGCGACCGGGCAGGAACCGCTCGCCTTCACCACGTCCACGTCGGCCGCCGCGCCGATCTGCTTGCTCGTGCGGACGAACTCGTCCACGAACGCGCCGAGCTCCGCCGGCTCGGGCCGCACCTCCGGGAGCTTCGCGAACCCCGAGAACTCGTCCACGAGCCGCTGCAGCGTCCCGATCTCCTCGCGCACGATCTCGCCCGCCTCGCCGAGGAGCTTCCCGAAGGCCGGGTCCTTCATGGGGGTCGCCTTCCAGCGGGCCTCCAGCTGCTGGAAGGCCAGCTTCATCGGCGTGAGCGGGTTCTTGATCTCGTGGGCCAGCCGGCGCGCGACGTCCTGCCAGCCGGAGATCTTCTCGAGGTACACGATCCGGTCGCGCCCCTCCTTCACCTCCCGCACCATGGCGTTGAAGGCCCGGGCGAGCCCGGCGACCTCGTCGTTCGCGCGGCCCGGATCCACCTGCACGGACAGGTCGCCCGCGGCGAGCCGGCGGACCGCCTCCACGAGCCGCGTCACGCGCCGGGTGGTGCGGCGCGCGAGCAGGATGCCGATGGCCGCGGCCCCCGCCGCCCAGGCGACGAGG includes:
- a CDS encoding glycosyltransferase family 4 protein is translated as MKVLLVADAVGGVFTYAVELSRALTSRGVGVVLATEGALLAAEQRRALAGIAGLAHEERPFRLEWMEDPWDDVAAAGRWLLELEERERPDVVHTNSFAHGALPFRAPKLVVGHSDVVSWFEAVKRAPPPPSWDRYRAAVTAGLHGADAVAAPSAAMAAALVRHYGPLPRPAVIPNGRDPSRFPPRPKRELVLGAGGLSDEAKNALALARVAPRLTWPVYIAGETPASGRKTARASESAGTAGGEATLLGRLEEDALSRWMGEAAIFAHPARYEPFGLSVLEAGLAGCALVLGDIPSLRESWSGAAAFVPPDEDDALAAALGALARDPDRRAILAGRARARARRFGAGRMAERTLALYRTLVSRAASLGAPT
- a CDS encoding RNA polymerase factor sigma-32 is translated as MNRSTGASSTLDQYLREINKVALLTVEEERRLAREFRDEGKTRAAHKLVEANLRFVVKVAFEYRSYGLRMADLIQEGNIGLMKAVQKFDPDKEIRLISYAVWWIRAYIQNHILKSWSLVKIGTTQAQRKLFFSLARTRHEIERVTPGAGLDSEGIDVNLVAKKLRVRASDVVEMQQRMEGRDLSLDAPVADGTSTHLEFTPSDADPQDDELARAEEDAIVNRRVNDAMSRLDPRERHIVEARIMGDGKETLRDLGQHFGFSRERARQLEIRALEKLRRELQPLADEIGYPATQGVEAVE
- a CDS encoding SDR family oxidoreductase, with the translated sequence MAYDLGGRVALVTGATSGFGAACAEALLRAGAKVIAAGRREDRLRALAATGGDRVHAVALDVRDRAAVERAIAGLPAAFAAVDVLVNNAGLALGLEPAQRASLDEWETMIATNCTGLVTVTRAVLPGMVERNRGHVVNIGSVAGSYPYPGGNVYGATKAFVRQFSLNLRSDLLGTALRVTSIEPGMAETEFSLVRFSGDPEKAKKVYEGVTPLSGEDVADAILWAVTRPAHVNVNTMELMPVQQAFAPFAVSRR
- a CDS encoding ATP-binding protein translates to MTPAPPLLRRALGALRVSRFEVKIAVALVVAATLPLLGALVLAGRLAEENLALGLDPRVVERLEAVPGLYGDLFQARKQLYAEQARALARRLPTERKKAQAFLRAAVDETPRLRRATLVSASGEVVAEAEAHGENPEGEWREAPARVSLPGGGRLDCTFAIEARYFAELGEVRQVAELVQGVDALRAEIRRSYVRAFALLLVAWAAGAAAIGILLARRTTRRVTRLVEAVRRLAAGDLSVQVDPGRANDEVAGLARAFNAMVREVKEGRDRIVYLEKISGWQDVARRLAHEIKNPLTPMKLAFQQLEARWKATPMKDPAFGKLLGEAGEIVREEIGTLQRLVDEFSGFAKLPEVRPEPAELGAFVDEFVRTSKQIGAAADVDVVKASGSCPVALDRQLMRRVLTNLCQNAIDAARPARARIHLGVARTRQRAVLTLADEGPGIDRELWDRIFDPYFTTKGSGGTGLGLAIAKKIVLQHGGELQVGDRPGGGASFSIALPLAPEALSAA